In one window of Candidatus Methylomirabilota bacterium DNA:
- a CDS encoding ABC transporter substrate-binding protein — MPTRRRFLLSMAGLAATLKSIQVAHAEDAAVFGVSVPLSGSMAEFGRTWRKAQTVAVEEINEAGGIKGRKIELVYEDSQGDPKQTVAIAQKFVDDRRILAVLGDIPTPAIMAASPVFQKARMVQMSMGSHPDLTKAGEFIFANQMSQRQIAASLATIAVNRLGKTQAVLYRNTDWGKVVQSIYVEKLKELGGQVVLADSYLETEKDFRALLAKVRAAKPEVLVLIAYYTDGALLVQQAKQAGVESKIIVSEACYSPQFMKLGGDAVNGVLTQTLFFPEAGRPDIQKFVAGYRAKHNEEPDFFASIGYDGVKIMAWATERGGFSREGIQQALLKGEGIPSVTFGPFKFNEIRRVGVGALAPIVVRDGKFRLLN; from the coding sequence ATGCCGACCCGCAGACGCTTCCTGCTGAGCATGGCCGGGCTGGCGGCCACGCTGAAGAGTATTCAGGTCGCCCATGCCGAGGATGCCGCGGTCTTCGGCGTCTCGGTCCCGCTGAGCGGGAGCATGGCCGAGTTCGGCCGCACGTGGCGCAAGGCGCAGACGGTGGCCGTCGAGGAGATCAACGAGGCCGGAGGCATCAAGGGGCGAAAGATCGAGCTGGTCTACGAGGACTCCCAGGGAGACCCGAAGCAGACGGTGGCGATCGCCCAGAAGTTCGTGGACGACAGGCGAATCCTGGCCGTGCTGGGGGACATTCCGACGCCGGCCATCATGGCCGCCTCGCCGGTCTTCCAGAAGGCGCGGATGGTGCAGATGAGCATGGGCTCGCACCCGGACCTCACCAAGGCGGGCGAGTTCATCTTCGCCAACCAGATGAGCCAGCGGCAGATCGCGGCGTCGCTCGCGACCATCGCGGTCAACCGGCTCGGCAAGACGCAGGCGGTCCTCTACCGGAACACGGACTGGGGCAAGGTCGTCCAGAGCATCTATGTCGAGAAGCTGAAGGAGCTGGGTGGACAGGTCGTGCTGGCCGACAGCTACCTGGAGACCGAGAAGGACTTTCGCGCCCTGCTGGCGAAGGTTCGCGCCGCGAAGCCGGAGGTGCTCGTCCTCATCGCGTACTACACCGACGGGGCCCTGCTGGTGCAGCAGGCCAAGCAGGCCGGGGTCGAGAGCAAGATCATCGTCAGCGAGGCCTGCTACTCGCCGCAGTTCATGAAGCTCGGCGGTGACGCGGTCAATGGTGTGTTGACCCAGACGCTCTTCTTTCCGGAAGCCGGACGTCCCGACATCCAGAAGTTCGTCGCGGGATACCGGGCCAAGCACAACGAGGAGCCCGACTTCTTCGCGAGTATCGGGTACGACGGGGTGAAGATCATGGCCTGGGCGACCGAGCGGGGCGGGTTCAGCCGCGAGGGCATCCAGCAGGCGCTCCTGAAGGGGGAGGGGATCCCGAGCGTCACGTTCGGGCCCTTCAAGTTCAACGAGATCCGGCGGGTCGGCGTGGGCGCCCTGGCTCCCATCGTCGTCAGGGACGGGAAGTTCAGGCTCCTCAACTGA